In the genome of Candidatus Dadabacteria bacterium, the window TCAAGATCTATCTGGATTCTGGAAACGCCGGTTTCCATCGCGGCTTGCGCGACCGCAGCTGACTCCCATACCAGAACCCTGGGATCAAATGGTTTCGGGACTATGTAGTCCGGACCGAACTCAAATTTCTGGTCTCCGTAGGCTCTGGCCACTTTATCCGGTACGGGTTCTTTTGCGAGTGCAGCGAGGGAGTATGCTGCAGCAACTTTCATTTCGTCGTTTATTTTTGTCGCTCTTACATCAAGCGCTCCTCTGAAAATAAAGGGAAATCCCAAAACGTTATTCACCTGGTTTGCGAAATCGGACCGGCCCGTAGCGGTTATTACGTCGCTTCTGGCCTCCTTCGCTTCTACGGGGAGTATCTCGGGGTCGGGATTAGCCATGGCGAATATTATGGGATTTTTCGCCATGTTCTTGACGTCTTGCTGATTGATGGCTCCGCCATTTGAGAGTCCGACAAACACATCGGCCCCGACCAGCGCATCCCCTATGGTTCTTTTGTCCGTATCGACAAGAAATCTTTCTTTCTGGGGATTAAGGCCAGCGTTTCTTCCCTCGTAAATTACGCCCCTGCTGTCGCACATTATTATGTTTTCCCTTTTTGCTCCGAGGGCTATGAAGAACTCTGCGCATGCGATTGCGGACGCTCCGGCGCCATTAAAGGCCATTTTGAGCTCGCTCATCTTTTTCCCGGTAATCTCACAGGCGTTAAGAAGTCCAGCACCCGATATTATAGCGGTCCCGTGCTGATCGTCGTGAAAGACGGGTATGTCCATCTCTTCTTTCAGCTTATCTTCTATGTAGAAGCATTCAGGGGCTTTTATATCTTCAAGGTTAATACCGCCGAAAGTGGGCTCAAGGTATTTTACGGTCTTTATGAATTCGTCGGGATCATCAGTATCTATTTCAATGTCGTAGGCGTCAACGTCTGCGAACTTCTTGAAAAGCACCCCTTTTCCTTCCATCACGGGTTTTCCCGCGAGAGCTCCCAAGTTTCCGAGTCCTAGTATTGCGGTGCCGTTCGAAGCTACCGCAACCAGATTTCCTCTGTTGGTGTATTCATAAGAGAGATCCTTGTCCTTATCTATTTCCCTGCAGGGCTCGGCGACTCCAGGAGAGTACGCAAGAGAGAGCTCCCAAGCCGTATCGCAGGGCTTTGTTGGTAGGACTTCAAGTTTTCCTTTTCTACCGCTTCTATGATATTCAAGAGCGGCTTCCTTCATTTTTTTATCGCCTTCGCACATTTCTTGACCGATCCTCCATCGGGTGTTTTAAAATGAGACGTTAATTATATACAGAGATAAATTTTGTGCAATCACGCCGGGAAATCAGCAGCAACCGCAGGACGATTGCGAGCAGCTTCCTGAATCCTCGCTCTCGGAAATTTCAAGGCTCCCGTTGCTGCTGCCAAGTCCGAAAGTCGAGAACTGTTTTCCAATGTTCTCCGAATCGCAAATCACACACTTTATGGTTTCGTCTGAGTCAAGCACCAGAACTTCGAATTCTTCTCCACAATCAGAGCATTCATATTCGTATAAAGGCATTTTTACCTCCAGCTTAGCGGTAACAAATATAAGAAAGTACTGGACTTCCTGACTTTCATCAAAAGATAAATCTATATGACAATTTTATTTTTCAAAAGCTTTTTCTGAGTTTTTTCATACTGTTTTTTCTATCATCAAGTGGCAACAGCTTGTGGGTTTCTCCAAGCAACATGTCCAGTAAAAAAATGTCCACCCTAAGAATTGACTGCAGGAACTCTGTATCGCTTGGTCTCACTTCATGCTTGCTTTGGGTGTTTTGTCGCAAAATTCAGAAAAAATCTTTTCTTGCCAACTCTGCAATAGGACATATTTTAATAACAGAAAAGTCGCATCCCGCATGCCGTTTCTGCTGAATGCGCATCCCGATAATTTTATATGGATCTGCCATGCCGGACATAAATGAAGTTGGAACAACCGCGTTTGCCGTAGCCTGTTACAGGGAAATGGAAAAAACCCGTGAACACCGAGTGTTCAGCGACCCGTACGCCCACTGGTTTGTTACGGACGAAATAAGGGAAAAGATCAACAGAGTAACAAAAATTCTTCCGGAATCGATTGAAATTCTCCGTTACCGCTTCTGCATACTGGATGAAATCACAAGATGCGAGATTCAATCTGGAATAAAACAGATTGTCATACTCGGCTGCGGGTTTGACATGCGTTCCTTGGTCTTTCAGACCGAAGGAGTGCGTTTCTGCGACATTGATCAGCCGGCCCTTCTGGAATTCAAGCACAAGGTTCTTGAAAGTCACGGCGTTACGCCATGCCCGAGCATACCATGCAACTATCTTGAAGTTGACCTGCCGGAAGAACTCATCAAGGCGGGCTTTGACATCAACTCCCCGATACTTTTTCTTTGGGAAGGAAATAGCATGTATCTTCCCCTTGAACTGATCCATAGTTTCTTTGACAGTTTGTGTGCCAGAATTGCTTCGTTCAAAATCGCTTTTGACTACTATCCGTTGAGCGTCATTAACAGGACCTACGAAAACCCTGAGGTTATTAGGGCAACTAATATGTTTCAAGAAACTTTCAACGTGACTTGGGTAACCGGGTTTGATGACCTAAGCGTTTTTGAAAAGCGCCACGGCATGAGGGTAGAGGAATCGAAGGAACTGCTGGAAGTCGGGAAACGAGTCGCCCCGGAAGCCGTGGATTCCGTTGCCGCTTTTGCCGGCGTGTACAGCTACGGAATCCTGAGCTACGGAGATGTGTAATCCGAGATGTATCCGATCTAGATTTTGGCTGTTTCTGTTCTCTCCGCGACGCAGGTCAGAAAATACTGTTCCTAAGACAATGCGCGTACAGAAACTCTATTTATGTGTGTTGCCGCAAGGTCCTTAAAACCTTTTCCAGAAATCTATTCCCACTGCGTCAAATATTTTCTGACCGTAGATATTTAAGTAGTGAATCTCGTTTGAAAACATCATTATTCCCATGATTACAAGTCCCGAGCCTATCGCGTACTTATAATACGGATAATACCTTCTGACGCTGCTAAAAGATCTCATGGCGCTGTTAAACGCAAGACCGACCAGCATGAACGGTATGCCGATCCCGAGTGAGTAAACCGCGAGCAGCCCAACCGCGTTTAGCGTTCCTTCCACTGTGCTTGCGTAGAGGAGTATGGATCCGAGAATAGGTCCTACGCAAGGCGTCCAGCCAAAGCCGAACGCCAAGCCGAGAATATAAGTTCCGAGAAGATTTCCCCTTTCCCGCGGAAGGGAGATTTTATGTTCTCTCTGAAGAAATGGGACCTTTACGATCTCCATTACGAATATTCCGAAAAGGATTATGAATATTCCGGCTATTCTGAGCAAAAAAGTCTTGTTGCCAGAGATCATCCCCCCAAGCTGGGAGGAGAATGCGCCCAAGGAGATAAAGACAGTTGAGAATCCCAGGATGAAGACAAGACTTGGTACGATCACCCTTGAGAATTTGGGCAGGTTTCGAGTGTCTGAGAGATCTTCGTATGAAAGATGCGTTACTACCGATAGGTAGCCCGGCATAAGCGGAAGAATGCAAGGAGAAAGAAACGCGATCACCCCGGCGAAAAAAGAAGCAACTATTCCCACATCCAGAATTTCGGAACTCATGCCGGTTTCCTTTCTTCGTTTTTCTCAGTACGGATTTTTTGGCCTTTCAAAAGAATTTGCTCCAGTCTGCGGGCGAGTTTCATGTCCCTTGTCATTATATCCTTTATGCTTATATCTTTTTCCTCGTCAATATCCGAAAGTTCTCTCATGACAGCGTGGCGCAGACCGCTTTCCCTAATCCGTCTTTCGGTCTCCTTAAATACGCGGGAAGTGCTCCATTGCATATCCTGAAAAACCGCGTCCGTTCTCCTGCATAGCCCGAGGAGATAGTATCCCCCGTCGGTTGCCGGACCCAGGACCGCCTCAAATTTCCCTCCCGAGAGCAACGAAAACGCGGTTTCCACATCTTCTTCGGTTATCATCACGCAGTCCGTGCCTATGATGACGACATTTCTGAATCCTAGGGAAAAACATTTTTCAAACGCCCGGGACATTCTCTGTCCGAGAGAACCTGTCCCCTGCGCGAAAAAAAGGGTTTCTTTGTTTCCCAGCCACTCAAAAACTTCTTTTTTCCTTTCCTTGGGACTATAAAAGAGAAAAGTCGTCCAGTTCTTTGAACCCGAAAAGGAGTCGGCGACGAAACTTGCCGTTTCACGATACAGTTCCACGGCCTTCTGTTCCCCTATGTCTTTTCCCAGACGAGTCTT includes:
- a CDS encoding malate dehydrogenase, with translation MCEGDKKMKEAALEYHRSGRKGKLEVLPTKPCDTAWELSLAYSPGVAEPCREIDKDKDLSYEYTNRGNLVAVASNGTAILGLGNLGALAGKPVMEGKGVLFKKFADVDAYDIEIDTDDPDEFIKTVKYLEPTFGGINLEDIKAPECFYIEDKLKEEMDIPVFHDDQHGTAIISGAGLLNACEITGKKMSELKMAFNGAGASAIACAEFFIALGAKRENIIMCDSRGVIYEGRNAGLNPQKERFLVDTDKRTIGDALVGADVFVGLSNGGAINQQDVKNMAKNPIIFAMANPDPEILPVEAKEARSDVITATGRSDFANQVNNVLGFPFIFRGALDVRATKINDEMKVAAAYSLAALAKEPVPDKVARAYGDQKFEFGPDYIVPKPFDPRVLVWESAAVAQAAMETGVSRIQIDLDAYKKSLEDKIKDLL
- a CDS encoding TIGR04282 family arsenosugar biosynthesis glycosyltransferase, giving the protein MSQKDDNALIVFLKYPETKKVKTRLGKDIGEQKAVELYRETASFVADSFSGSKNWTTFLFYSPKERKKEVFEWLGNKETLFFAQGTGSLGQRMSRAFEKCFSLGFRNVVIIGTDCVMITEEDVETAFSLLSGGKFEAVLGPATDGGYYLLGLCRRTDAVFQDMQWSTSRVFKETERRIRESGLRHAVMRELSDIDEEKDISIKDIMTRDMKLARRLEQILLKGQKIRTEKNEERKPA
- a CDS encoding sulfite exporter TauE/SafE family protein; the encoded protein is MSSEILDVGIVASFFAGVIAFLSPCILPLMPGYLSVVTHLSYEDLSDTRNLPKFSRVIVPSLVFILGFSTVFISLGAFSSQLGGMISGNKTFLLRIAGIFIILFGIFVMEIVKVPFLQREHKISLPRERGNLLGTYILGLAFGFGWTPCVGPILGSILLYASTVEGTLNAVGLLAVYSLGIGIPFMLVGLAFNSAMRSFSSVRRYYPYYKYAIGSGLVIMGIMMFSNEIHYLNIYGQKIFDAVGIDFWKRF
- a CDS encoding zinc ribbon domain-containing protein, which produces MPLYEYECSDCGEEFEVLVLDSDETIKCVICDSENIGKQFSTFGLGSSNGSLEISESEDSGSCSQSSCGCC
- a CDS encoding SAM-dependent methyltransferase, whose product is MPDINEVGTTAFAVACYREMEKTREHRVFSDPYAHWFVTDEIREKINRVTKILPESIEILRYRFCILDEITRCEIQSGIKQIVILGCGFDMRSLVFQTEGVRFCDIDQPALLEFKHKVLESHGVTPCPSIPCNYLEVDLPEELIKAGFDINSPILFLWEGNSMYLPLELIHSFFDSLCARIASFKIAFDYYPLSVINRTYENPEVIRATNMFQETFNVTWVTGFDDLSVFEKRHGMRVEESKELLEVGKRVAPEAVDSVAAFAGVYSYGILSYGDV